The Prevotella sp. oral taxon 299 str. F0039 genome has a segment encoding these proteins:
- a CDS encoding DUF4302 domain-containing protein yields MKKINITYCLLLVVLLAIGCSSDDNVFDKSPSLRNKESITALQDELVNAPYGWRVLYFPKTDSLLFSNPSELISQHGFRGRYGYGGDCFVMKFSKDNKVSMRADFTEQTVNEVTKSEYLINRNSFTQLTFSTYNYIHQLVNDRFAGSSDFLYMGKNEDGDLVFRTATYLQPAREYIVFTKLKNADDTLAVVQKSYENRTLFEKMVNPQLIIHRGGRTYFRSDIYVKRDVETNQGLLKEIKEKKYYLFLFTQKKNPIPGYPAKEMTGLGSGYSGTEHGITFRAGLRYDSKTMFFDFQREGNRFVAELVSVYDPLLRKTRLVSKHLHPEGEFTGLKAEIWDEPVDNK; encoded by the coding sequence ATGAAAAAAATAAATATAACATACTGCCTTCTGTTGGTGGTTTTATTGGCAATTGGCTGTTCTTCAGACGACAATGTCTTTGATAAATCACCCTCACTACGCAATAAAGAGAGTATAACAGCATTGCAAGACGAGTTGGTGAATGCACCTTATGGCTGGCGAGTTCTTTACTTTCCTAAAACCGATTCATTGCTTTTCTCTAATCCTTCTGAGCTTATTTCACAGCATGGGTTTAGAGGTCGCTACGGATATGGGGGCGATTGCTTTGTAATGAAGTTCTCAAAAGACAATAAAGTAAGCATGAGAGCCGACTTTACAGAGCAAACTGTGAACGAAGTTACAAAGAGTGAGTATCTCATCAATCGCAATAGTTTCACACAATTAACTTTCTCAACCTATAATTATATACATCAATTGGTGAACGACCGCTTTGCAGGTAGCTCCGATTTCCTTTATATGGGTAAGAATGAAGATGGTGATTTGGTGTTCCGCACCGCTACTTATCTACAGCCAGCACGTGAATATATTGTGTTCACTAAATTAAAAAATGCAGATGATACGCTAGCAGTTGTGCAGAAATCTTACGAAAACCGCACTCTATTCGAGAAGATGGTGAATCCTCAACTCATTATACATAGAGGTGGAAGAACCTATTTCCGCAGTGATATCTATGTGAAACGTGATGTTGAAACCAATCAAGGTCTATTGAAAGAGATTAAAGAAAAGAAATATTATCTCTTCCTTTTCACTCAGAAAAAGAACCCTATTCCAGGCTATCCAGCAAAAGAAATGACTGGTTTAGGATCGGGATATTCGGGCACAGAACATGGTATTACCTTTAGAGCAGGACTCCGTTACGATAGTAAAACGATGTTTTTTGATTTCCAACGTGAAGGAAATCGCTTTGTTGCAGAGCTTGTTTCTGTGTATGATCCATTGCTTCGTAAAACAAGATTGGTAAGTAAACACTTGCATCCAGAAGGAGAATTCACTGGATTGAAAGCCGAAATTTGGGACGAACCCGTAGATAATAAATAA